TGAAAAATAGTAAAAACTTTTATTGTAAATAAGCGGCTGCTTTTCACCTGTTTTTTGAAATTCCTTTGGAATGCGTTTGTTTTGCTCCCCTTTGATTCCTCCAAACACACTTTTGAATCCAGGATCATTAATTACTTTTTCAAATTGGGTCAATTCATTGGCAATTTTCTTCCGAATGGCATAAAGTAGGTCTTTATCCGGCATATACAATCCTCCGTAAACCCGGATATGCTCCGGTCCTACTTCAATATACATGCCCGGGTTGTGCATACCTTTTCTGCCGTCTTTCGCTATAATAGCCGAATTGCTTGTCTTGTAGGGTGTTTTGTCCTTGCTAAAGCGAATATCGCGGTGAATTCTGAAGATGGCCTGTTGTGGTTTGATTTTTACAGTGGGATCCAACTTGTTGACGCGAAGGATCAAGTCTTCCACAAATTTTTTAAAGGGCTCCTTTACAGATTTTTCATAGCGCTTTTTGTTTTCATGAAACCACTCCCGGTTGTTGTTGGCAGCCAGTTCTTTGAGAAAAGCATTGTATTCGGTAGTAAAATAACTTTTAGACATTGCTTAAATGATTTGGTGAAAAGGATAATGTTGAATTTAAAGACAAAAATTGAGAATTACAGCTTTATTGCTTTCACAAACATGGATTTTAGATTAAAAATTAAATTTATTGGTGTAGTCAACATAAGCGAGGAAATACCGTATCTTAACAGCTCTTATGCAAAAAATCATTTCCTTTCTTACAAAAATAATGGGCAGGGGAAATGCCTTTAAGTTCCTGTTCAATATCTCTCCTATGTACCGAAGCACCGGAGGACGGCTTATTGAGGTTGATGATGACCTTCATTATGTAAAGATTAAACTATCGCTCAACTACAAAACCAAAAACTACGTAGGCACCCTTTATGGCGGACACATGTACAGTTGCGTAGATGGCATTTTTATGGTGCAGCTCATCAATATTTTGAAAGACGATTATGTAGTGTGGGACAAATCTGCCAGTATTCGATTCAAACGGCCAGGCAACCAAACTTTATATGCGGAATTTCAGATCAGTGATGCTTTTATTGAACAGATCAAAACTGAAATTGCGGAACAAAATGAAAAAGACTATACCCTGCAAGTTGATCTGAAAGACAAAGAAGGAAAGCTATACGCAGAAGTGGAAAAGGTGATTTACATAGCTTCCAAAGCGTATTACAAACAAAAAAGACGCAACAAAAAACGTTCGTGAGATAGCATTAAAACCTACACCCCTCTCCTATCAGTTGCGCCCTCGCTACGGGTTAAACAGCTCTTTTCAACTGGATAATTCCAGCCCAATGCATTAGGCGCATTGTCTGATAAGTCAAATCCAATTCCCATACCTTGCGTGCAAAGTTGGCATTGGCAGGCTCTCCGTGGTGATTGTTGTGCAGATTTTCACCTAACATCGGAATGGGAAGATTTACGGAAGTGTCCTTGGTCTTGTAATTTCTATATCCTTTTCGGTGCGCAAACCAATTGATGATCAATCCGTGAACCGGCCCCATCATAAAATGAATGGGCAGCAATAAAAACAGCACCCAGGATTGTGCAAAGAAAATATAAAACAACACATACGAGCTGCCCCAAATCAAACGGGATGGAAGTGACTGTCCCCACAAATCAAACTTGGGATAGTAGGGCAGGTTTTTCTTAAAAGTTTCAGGTACCACAATATTCCTTTCGGTAACAACATTCACTTTGAACTTTTCAAATCCTTTGTCAATCCTATCGTATATCCTTGCTGTTTCTGCCATCATCCAAACAAAGCCAAACCACTTTGCCATAGGCTTCTGTTCTTCTATTACGTGTTTGGGGGAATGTACATCTTTATCGGTATCGGCATTGGCGTGGTGCATACGGTGCAAAATACCATAGGCTCGGGGACTCAAATAAGAGCTTCCCTGAAATATATAAGAGAGGAACATAAATACTTTCTCCCAGGCTTTGCTCATTGTAAACATGTTGTGCGCTGCATATCTGTGGTGAATCAGGGTTTGAAAAAATAACGACAAATACCAATGCGCTACAAAAAATAAAAGTATAATCATATAAAATTTATAGTAATTTAATGTTTTGATAAAATCTCTTTCAGATGCTGAAGGAAGATAAATGAAAGAGTAGTACTTACATAAGCGTATTAAACGAAGATATGTTTCCTAAGAATGCAGATATTAATACATCATATTTAAATAATTTTGCTTGCAATTTTGTGTTCAAGTAGAAAGAGCGACATTAATTATCAAATGAACAACTCCCAATTAATTGTAGATTCTAATAAAATAATTCTCTCTCAGCTTTTCATTTATTCGATTATTATACAAACTTTAATAAACTCTCTGCATCTATTGCAGTGTGAGATGCAGAATAAACAACTTTTCCACCCTTAAGTAAGATCAACTGTGGTGATTGGTGTTCAATACTTGTTTTATCTGCTACGGCATTGGAAACATCCCTATGGGCAATCAAATCCAGA
This window of the Chitinophagales bacterium genome carries:
- a CDS encoding DUF2461 domain-containing protein, yielding MSKSYFTTEYNAFLKELAANNNREWFHENKKRYEKSVKEPFKKFVEDLILRVNKLDPTVKIKPQQAIFRIHRDIRFSKDKTPYKTSNSAIIAKDGRKGMHNPGMYIEVGPEHIRVYGGLYMPDKDLLYAIRKKIANELTQFEKVINDPGFKSVFGGIKGEQNKRIPKEFQKTGEKQPLIYNKSFYYFSELSPDEVLNPALTDVIMEKHKAAEPVRKFLHSVVQ
- a CDS encoding DUF4442 domain-containing protein, which codes for MQKIISFLTKIMGRGNAFKFLFNISPMYRSTGGRLIEVDDDLHYVKIKLSLNYKTKNYVGTLYGGHMYSCVDGIFMVQLINILKDDYVVWDKSASIRFKRPGNQTLYAEFQISDAFIEQIKTEIAEQNEKDYTLQVDLKDKEGKLYAEVEKVIYIASKAYYKQKRRNKKRS
- a CDS encoding acyl-CoA desaturase, producing the protein MIILLFFVAHWYLSLFFQTLIHHRYAAHNMFTMSKAWEKVFMFLSYIFQGSSYLSPRAYGILHRMHHANADTDKDVHSPKHVIEEQKPMAKWFGFVWMMAETARIYDRIDKGFEKFKVNVVTERNIVVPETFKKNLPYYPKFDLWGQSLPSRLIWGSSYVLFYIFFAQSWVLFLLLPIHFMMGPVHGLIINWFAHRKGYRNYKTKDTSVNLPIPMLGENLHNNHHGEPANANFARKVWELDLTYQTMRLMHWAGIIQLKRAV